In Corynebacterium aquatimens, one genomic interval encodes:
- the pgm gene encoding phosphoglucomutase (alpha-D-glucose-1,6-bisphosphate-dependent) yields the protein MAHDRAGQLAQESDLIDIAEVVAAYYTRDIDASNPDQQVAFGTSGHRGSSLDNAFNEQHILATTQAIVDYRRDNNIGGPIYVGRDTHALSEPAMISALEVLVANEVHVLVDDRGRYTPTPAVSHAILSHNASLSGGVTGTDPKRADGIVITPSHNPPRDGGFKYNPPSGGPADTDATDWIAARANDYLANALEGVRRTSISGVLDDKVSRHPFMDNYVADLPNVVDIDAIKASGLKIGADPMGGASVDYWGAIAEAHGLNLTVVNPSVDATWRFMTLDTDGKIRMDCSSPNSMASLVHNRDKYDIATGNDADADRHGIVTPDAGLMNPNHYLAVAIEYLFSHRDGWGAETAVGKTLVSSSMIDRVVESLGRTLVEVPVGFKWFVPGLIDGTIGFGGEESAGASFLRKDGTVWSTDKDGLIMDLLASEITAVTGKTPSQRYRELEEKFGAPLYARTDAEANREQKAILKKLSPEQVTASTLAGDDITAKLTEAPGNGAAIGGLKVTTDRAWFAARPSGTEDKYKIYAESFAGEEHLAKVQDEAQKLVADVLG from the coding sequence ATGGCGCACGACAGAGCTGGCCAGTTGGCACAAGAATCGGACCTGATTGACATCGCGGAGGTTGTCGCCGCGTACTACACCCGCGACATTGACGCGTCGAACCCTGACCAGCAAGTGGCGTTCGGCACGTCCGGCCACCGCGGTTCAAGTCTGGACAACGCGTTCAACGAGCAGCACATTCTGGCCACCACCCAAGCGATCGTCGACTACCGCCGCGACAACAACATTGGTGGTCCCATTTACGTCGGCCGCGACACGCACGCGCTCTCAGAGCCAGCGATGATCTCCGCGCTTGAGGTCCTCGTGGCCAATGAGGTGCACGTGCTTGTCGACGATCGGGGGCGCTACACCCCGACCCCCGCCGTGTCGCATGCGATTTTGTCGCACAATGCGTCGTTAAGCGGCGGCGTGACGGGCACGGACCCGAAGCGCGCTGACGGCATCGTGATCACCCCCTCGCACAATCCGCCGCGTGACGGCGGTTTCAAGTACAACCCGCCGTCAGGCGGCCCAGCAGACACGGACGCAACGGACTGGATTGCGGCGCGGGCCAATGACTACCTTGCGAACGCCCTGGAGGGCGTTCGCCGAACGTCGATAAGCGGCGTGCTCGATGACAAGGTGTCGCGCCACCCGTTCATGGACAATTACGTCGCTGACCTGCCAAACGTGGTGGACATTGACGCGATCAAAGCCTCCGGCCTGAAAATCGGTGCCGATCCAATGGGCGGCGCCAGCGTCGACTACTGGGGCGCGATCGCTGAGGCGCATGGGCTGAACCTCACCGTGGTCAACCCCAGCGTGGATGCGACCTGGCGATTCATGACTCTCGACACCGACGGCAAGATCCGCATGGACTGCTCCTCGCCGAACTCCATGGCCAGCCTCGTGCACAACCGTGACAAGTACGACATCGCCACGGGCAACGACGCGGATGCGGACCGCCACGGCATCGTCACCCCGGATGCCGGCCTGATGAACCCGAACCACTACCTGGCTGTTGCCATTGAGTACCTGTTCAGCCACCGCGACGGCTGGGGCGCGGAGACGGCAGTGGGCAAGACGCTGGTGTCGTCGTCGATGATCGACCGCGTCGTGGAGTCGCTCGGCCGCACGCTCGTCGAGGTCCCCGTTGGGTTCAAGTGGTTCGTGCCTGGGCTTATCGACGGCACCATCGGCTTCGGCGGCGAAGAATCCGCTGGTGCATCCTTCCTGCGCAAAGATGGAACCGTGTGGTCCACCGACAAGGACGGCCTGATCATGGACCTGCTGGCCAGCGAGATCACCGCTGTGACCGGTAAGACCCCGTCGCAGCGCTACCGCGAGCTGGAGGAGAAATTCGGCGCGCCGCTCTACGCCCGCACCGACGCCGAGGCGAACCGCGAGCAAAAGGCCATCTTGAAGAAGCTCTCGCCCGAGCAAGTCACCGCGTCCACCCTGGCTGGCGACGACATCACCGCCAAACTCACCGAAGCACCCGGCAACGGCGCCGCCATCGGCGGGTTGAAGGTGACAACCGACCGGGCCTGGTTCGCCGCACGACCTTCCGGCACCGAGGACAAGTACAAGATCTACGCCGAGTCCTTTGCCGGCGAGGAGCACCTGGCCAAAGTGCAAGACGAGGCGCAGAAGCTGGTCGCCGACGTTCTCGGCTAA
- a CDS encoding DoxX family protein, with protein MTTSVNMAEQSAEQSAEQSVESGADPVAPSSTRDRILDILSALVRFGLGLMWVYSGSTKLGNLMGVSQNIAAYEIFTLEWSQYLAQVIGPLEIAGGLMLLLGIKIRESGWVSIGVLVLFIIGLYSAHARGLEIDCGCFDPTASQEPSNLLMVIARDVVLIAVTLFMIWRPYTRFAVYP; from the coding sequence GTGACTACTAGCGTGAACATGGCCGAGCAATCGGCCGAACAGTCGGCCGAGCAGTCGGTCGAGTCCGGCGCCGATCCTGTCGCCCCCTCCAGCACGCGCGACAGGATCTTGGACATCCTGTCTGCGCTGGTGCGTTTCGGGTTGGGTTTGATGTGGGTCTATTCAGGGTCCACCAAACTGGGCAACTTGATGGGCGTGTCCCAAAACATTGCGGCATATGAAATTTTCACTCTCGAATGGTCGCAGTATCTGGCGCAGGTCATCGGGCCGCTCGAGATTGCCGGCGGCTTGATGTTGCTGCTTGGAATCAAGATCCGTGAGTCTGGCTGGGTCTCTATCGGCGTGCTGGTCTTGTTCATCATTGGCCTGTACTCCGCTCATGCGCGAGGTCTCGAGATCGACTGCGGCTGTTTCGACCCAACCGCTTCGCAGGAGCCGTCGAACCTGTTGATGGTGATCGCTCGCGATGTTGTACTCATCGCGGTCACGCTGTTCATGATCTGGCGGCCGTATACTAGGTTCGCTGTTTATCCATAG
- a CDS encoding DsbA family protein codes for MTTKATRVDKSRSVKNPNDKSGASFGLILAALLLVVVVVIGLIYWNGREKQQEAAEAPVIEGLEMEYNKDEGIIKLSSNKTNDDSIPTALFQDYSCSYCGELARATDADMIQKVQDGEITVEIRPLIFLDQGAVNHSTRALAASLALVDEGNPSLYSAFNRIMMERQAEMYQNSSAETFANLADQLGASKETVDKIRDDSYVEAAQDIGAKNATWLNENTGSVSSPRVFINGEEYTEDQKNWLTDGLAKAREK; via the coding sequence GTGACCACGAAGGCAACGCGTGTTGACAAGTCGCGCTCCGTCAAAAACCCCAACGACAAGTCGGGAGCATCTTTCGGCCTGATCTTGGCCGCCCTGCTGCTCGTTGTTGTTGTAGTGATCGGCCTCATCTACTGGAATGGCCGAGAAAAGCAGCAGGAAGCGGCCGAAGCCCCAGTCATCGAGGGGCTCGAGATGGAGTACAACAAGGACGAGGGCATCATCAAGCTTTCGTCGAACAAGACCAACGATGATTCCATCCCCACCGCGTTGTTCCAGGACTACAGCTGCTCCTACTGTGGAGAGCTCGCGCGTGCAACTGACGCGGACATGATTCAGAAGGTTCAAGACGGCGAGATCACCGTCGAGATTCGTCCGCTCATTTTCTTGGATCAAGGCGCGGTCAATCACTCCACGCGTGCGCTTGCTGCATCGCTCGCGCTTGTCGACGAAGGAAACCCCAGCCTCTACTCGGCCTTCAACCGAATCATGATGGAACGCCAAGCCGAGATGTACCAGAATTCCAGCGCTGAAACGTTCGCTAATCTAGCCGATCAGCTCGGGGCGTCGAAGGAGACCGTTGATAAGATCCGCGACGACAGTTACGTAGAGGCAGCACAGGACATTGGCGCTAAGAACGCTACGTGGTTGAACGAGAACACCGGCTCGGTGTCGTCGCCACGCGTGTTCATCAACGGTGAGGAATACACCGAGGATCAGAAGAACTGGCTCACCGACGGTCTCGCAAAAGCCCGCGAGAAATAA
- a CDS encoding HNH endonuclease signature motif containing protein: MTNATGSRTGPPSSFAAYYAAVAGSALDIVATFDAELARSGALDTSHVSDLEKLHKVYFGATKFVAKQRDAREYARQASHSLDRLIAIERRLTHIKNASEQWRLRLALLRVGGSIATLKREAKKIVPREQKPPQPGVRFSRSRERMRSVTITAAERDIEDLERHLNESIDSNAPAGPQLADAFVDLIRGDDGAGVRTAVPEPLILVPLEEHIKIAAGHGDDVTLQLTDGTTVTGAEYLDTLIARMGADDPFLQAAIFHPTEGAVNLYDTQRFANDKQRTLLRATSPMCIFPGCRRSADHCEYHHITPWKRGGPTNLTNLTVMCSYHNRVNDDDPHISKRGAAAHIDGDKVWVSPHGFPVQHDVNAQRGAMALLFGPRRYQRTEHAS; the protein is encoded by the coding sequence ATGACAAACGCAACCGGCTCACGCACCGGCCCGCCGTCAAGTTTCGCCGCGTACTACGCCGCGGTGGCGGGCAGCGCGCTCGACATCGTGGCCACGTTCGACGCGGAGCTCGCTCGCAGCGGCGCTCTAGACACCAGCCACGTGTCAGACCTTGAGAAACTGCACAAGGTGTATTTCGGGGCGACGAAGTTCGTCGCTAAGCAACGCGATGCCCGCGAATACGCGCGCCAAGCGTCGCATTCGCTCGACCGGCTCATCGCGATCGAACGCAGACTCACCCACATTAAAAATGCGTCGGAGCAATGGCGACTTCGTCTCGCGCTACTGCGGGTGGGCGGTTCCATCGCGACGCTCAAGCGCGAAGCGAAGAAGATCGTGCCACGCGAGCAGAAGCCGCCGCAACCGGGTGTTAGGTTCAGTCGCTCCCGCGAACGCATGCGCTCCGTGACCATCACCGCAGCCGAGCGGGACATCGAGGACCTCGAGCGGCACCTCAACGAAAGCATCGACTCCAACGCCCCGGCAGGGCCGCAGCTCGCGGACGCCTTTGTCGACCTCATCCGCGGCGACGACGGCGCGGGCGTGCGCACCGCCGTTCCGGAGCCGCTGATCCTCGTTCCCCTCGAGGAGCACATCAAAATCGCAGCAGGTCACGGCGACGACGTCACGCTTCAGCTTACCGACGGCACCACCGTCACCGGCGCCGAATACCTCGACACGCTTATCGCGCGCATGGGTGCGGACGATCCCTTCCTTCAAGCCGCGATTTTCCACCCAACAGAGGGGGCGGTGAACCTGTACGACACGCAACGTTTCGCCAACGATAAGCAACGCACACTGCTTCGAGCCACCAGTCCGATGTGCATCTTCCCTGGGTGCCGCCGCAGCGCAGATCACTGCGAGTACCACCACATCACACCGTGGAAACGGGGCGGACCGACGAACCTGACCAACCTCACCGTCATGTGCTCGTACCACAACCGCGTCAATGACGACGACCCGCATATCAGCAAACGTGGCGCCGCCGCCCACATCGACGGCGATAAAGTGTGGGTTTCACCCCACGGCTTCCCCGTACAACACGATGTCAACGCGCAGCGGGGCGCAATGGCCCTGCTCTTCGGCCCGCGGAGGTACCAGAGGACGGAACACGCCAGCTAG
- a CDS encoding methylated-DNA--[protein]-cysteine S-methyltransferase, whose protein sequence is MDRRDLQWQQLDTPVGVIAVGSSDTGVATVRLDGHVPSHAQLQGAGVGERVRRQLLEYFAGERTVFEVPLDWGDGGGFRRVVQKALLDIAYGRTESYGELAARVGNAGAVRAVGTACATNPLPIIVPCHRVVRSDGSLGNYAGGVEMKRWLLAHEARG, encoded by the coding sequence ATGGACCGGCGTGATCTTCAGTGGCAACAACTGGACACCCCGGTGGGCGTGATTGCGGTGGGTTCGTCGGACACGGGCGTCGCCACAGTGCGTCTCGACGGGCACGTCCCCTCCCACGCCCAGCTGCAGGGTGCCGGGGTCGGTGAGAGGGTGCGTCGTCAATTGCTCGAATATTTCGCCGGCGAGCGGACTGTGTTTGAGGTCCCCCTCGATTGGGGCGATGGCGGCGGGTTCCGGCGTGTGGTGCAAAAGGCGCTGCTGGACATCGCGTACGGCCGAACGGAAAGCTACGGCGAACTCGCGGCGCGCGTGGGCAACGCTGGCGCGGTGCGGGCGGTGGGGACCGCGTGCGCGACAAACCCACTGCCGATCATCGTGCCGTGCCACAGGGTGGTGCGCAGTGACGGGAGCCTGGGCAATTACGCCGGCGGCGTGGAGATGAAGCGGTGGTTGCTCGCGCACGAGGCCCGTGGATGA
- a CDS encoding fructosamine kinase family protein, which produces METFTKTGTGPRAAEAEAAYLRWLREGSNAVVEVYGVDAAANTLTIERVATTRPTRDAARRAGEELAAIHAMGAAAFGAPADGWDGPNYIGRAQQECTPTQRWAQFYTAQRVLPFARKAHARGNLDDAGLDTVTRACESLVREDEDAPLARIHGDLWAGNLLFSPEGPRFIDPAAHGGHPLTDIAMLELFGAPFTGEIADAYLAAGGDLGRDWQARIPIHQLHPLAVHAYTHGASYASPLIDAAQTTLRLLG; this is translated from the coding sequence ATGGAGACATTTACAAAGACTGGAACCGGCCCGCGCGCAGCAGAAGCCGAGGCGGCTTATCTGCGCTGGCTGCGGGAGGGTTCGAACGCGGTGGTTGAGGTCTATGGCGTCGACGCGGCGGCGAACACGCTCACCATCGAGCGGGTGGCAACGACCCGCCCCACCCGCGACGCCGCGCGCCGGGCAGGGGAGGAGCTAGCGGCGATTCACGCCATGGGCGCGGCTGCGTTTGGAGCCCCAGCGGACGGGTGGGACGGGCCGAACTACATTGGCCGCGCGCAGCAAGAATGCACCCCAACGCAGCGGTGGGCGCAGTTCTACACCGCGCAGCGCGTGCTGCCGTTCGCGCGCAAGGCACACGCGAGGGGAAACCTGGATGACGCGGGTCTAGACACCGTCACCCGGGCCTGTGAGTCGCTCGTGCGCGAGGATGAGGATGCCCCGCTGGCGCGTATTCATGGGGACTTGTGGGCGGGCAATCTCTTGTTTTCGCCGGAGGGGCCGCGGTTCATTGATCCGGCGGCGCATGGCGGGCATCCGTTGACGGACATCGCGATGCTTGAGCTCTTCGGGGCGCCGTTCACCGGCGAGATCGCCGACGCGTACCTCGCCGCCGGGGGAGACTTAGGCCGCGACTGGCAGGCCCGCATCCCCATCCACCAGCTCCACCCGCTGGCTGTTCACGCCTACACCCACGGTGCAAGCTACGCATCGCCGCTTATCGACGCAGCGCAGACAACCCTACGACTCCTCGGGTGA
- the nadE gene encoding ammonia-dependent NAD(+) synthetase: MAVMSDIHENTQLEIINALGTAPFIDPAVEIERRVDFLVDYLTVTGAHGFVLGISGGQDSTLAGKLAQLAVIKKRSLIDDSPSPSPTFVAVRLPHGIQADEDDAQLALDFIAPDQRVTVDIKPATTALSDAVADALGNDGSPLTDFNKGNVKARMRMIAQYAIAGELGLLVIGTDHAAENVTGFFTKHGDGAADLVPLAGLNKRQGAAMLAHLGADARLYEKVPTADLEEDRPALPDEEALGITYAHIDDYLEGKPVPPAAAQRLEHLWAVGQHKRHLPPGPADTWWR; encoded by the coding sequence ATGGCTGTCATGTCAGACATCCACGAAAACACCCAGCTAGAGATCATAAACGCACTGGGTACCGCTCCCTTTATCGATCCAGCGGTGGAGATCGAACGCCGCGTCGATTTCCTCGTTGACTACCTCACGGTCACCGGCGCCCACGGATTCGTCCTGGGGATTTCCGGAGGCCAAGACTCAACGCTCGCCGGCAAGCTCGCTCAGCTCGCTGTTATAAAAAAGCGCTCGCTTATCGACGATTCCCCCTCCCCCTCCCCCACCTTCGTAGCCGTCCGCCTCCCCCACGGAATCCAAGCTGATGAAGATGATGCCCAACTGGCTCTCGATTTCATCGCTCCGGATCAGCGCGTGACGGTTGATATCAAACCCGCCACCACGGCACTGAGCGACGCCGTCGCGGACGCGCTGGGAAACGACGGCAGCCCGCTGACGGATTTCAACAAGGGCAACGTCAAAGCCAGAATGCGCATGATCGCCCAGTACGCCATCGCCGGTGAACTAGGCCTCTTAGTCATCGGCACGGACCACGCCGCAGAGAACGTCACCGGGTTCTTCACCAAGCACGGCGACGGCGCCGCAGACCTTGTTCCCCTTGCCGGGCTGAATAAGCGCCAAGGGGCAGCGATGCTCGCCCACCTAGGCGCTGACGCCCGACTCTACGAGAAAGTTCCCACCGCCGACCTCGAAGAGGACCGCCCCGCACTCCCCGACGAGGAAGCACTCGGCATCACCTACGCACACATCGACGACTACCTCGAGGGCAAACCCGTACCACCGGCCGCCGCGCAGCGCCTCGAACACCTGTGGGCCGTAGGACAGCACAAACGCCACCTGCCTCCGGGCCCCGCCGATACTTGGTGGCGCTAG
- a CDS encoding sugar porter family MFS transporter: MNSPLHSGDAGHGTVNNYVRMVAAIAAFGGLLFGYDTGVMSGALLFITDDFGMSPSQEGMVTAMLLVGAAIGALGGGAVADKLGRRMTLIIAGVFFVAFSLWCAFAGSPAMLGAARTFLGVAVGAVSIVAPMYISEMVPAAVRGRLVSLNTLMIVVGQLMAYVVNSLLAPWGNWHLMLGLAAVPGAVLAVGMFFLPDTPVWLAREGRAAEAHAVAARTGIETDELAEETAKDAALRQAQRGQWRTLMETRWMRWTVFVAALLGITQQVTGVNAIVYFAPTMMNKVGLSTSNSVYTAMVIGVVSVVACWVGLMLVDRIGRKRLLVGGLVCNVVFLSLLAVVYRSAENNSGLALVALACMALFIASQQSAVSPTTWLLISEIVPPQIRGVGMGLAGLALWTMNWAVAQFFLPLVDGVGATVTFMIFVVCGIAATVFVKFSVPETMGRSLDDVAGEMERRFTRA; this comes from the coding sequence ATGAATTCACCTCTACACAGCGGCGATGCTGGCCACGGGACCGTCAACAACTACGTGCGGATGGTCGCCGCCATCGCGGCGTTCGGTGGTTTGCTGTTCGGCTACGACACGGGCGTCATGAGCGGAGCCCTGCTGTTCATCACTGACGACTTCGGCATGAGCCCGAGCCAAGAAGGCATGGTGACGGCGATGCTGCTCGTGGGGGCAGCGATCGGTGCGCTTGGGGGTGGTGCTGTCGCCGACAAGCTGGGACGGCGGATGACGCTGATCATCGCGGGCGTGTTCTTCGTGGCATTCTCGCTGTGGTGCGCGTTCGCTGGTTCGCCCGCAATGCTGGGCGCGGCGCGCACCTTCCTCGGCGTGGCGGTGGGTGCGGTGTCGATTGTGGCGCCGATGTACATCTCTGAGATGGTGCCGGCGGCCGTGCGCGGGCGGCTGGTGTCGTTGAATACCTTGATGATTGTCGTCGGCCAGCTGATGGCGTACGTGGTCAACTCGCTGCTGGCGCCGTGGGGCAACTGGCATCTGATGCTGGGGCTTGCTGCGGTGCCGGGCGCCGTGCTGGCCGTGGGGATGTTCTTCCTGCCGGACACCCCGGTGTGGCTCGCGCGTGAGGGACGCGCGGCGGAAGCGCACGCTGTTGCGGCGCGCACGGGCATTGAAACCGACGAGTTGGCCGAAGAAACCGCGAAGGATGCTGCGCTGCGCCAGGCCCAGCGCGGCCAGTGGCGCACGCTGATGGAGACGCGGTGGATGCGATGGACTGTTTTCGTGGCCGCTCTTTTGGGCATCACGCAGCAGGTCACGGGGGTGAACGCGATCGTGTACTTCGCGCCCACGATGATGAACAAGGTGGGGTTGTCCACGTCTAATTCCGTGTACACGGCGATGGTGATCGGTGTCGTGTCCGTCGTCGCGTGCTGGGTTGGTTTGATGCTTGTGGATCGGATCGGGCGAAAGCGTTTGCTGGTCGGCGGGCTGGTCTGCAACGTGGTGTTCTTGTCTTTGCTGGCCGTGGTGTACCGCTCCGCGGAAAACAACTCGGGGCTCGCGCTGGTTGCGTTGGCGTGTATGGCGCTGTTCATCGCTTCGCAGCAGTCTGCGGTCTCTCCGACGACGTGGCTGTTGATCTCGGAGATCGTCCCGCCCCAGATCCGCGGCGTTGGAATGGGCCTGGCTGGCCTAGCACTGTGGACCATGAACTGGGCTGTGGCACAGTTCTTCCTTCCGCTTGTCGACGGCGTCGGCGCCACAGTCACCTTCATGATCTTCGTGGTGTGCGGCATCGCGGCAACGGTGTTTGTGAAGTTCAGCGTGCCTGAGACGATGGGGCGCAGCCTCGATGATGTGGCGGGCGAAATGGAGCGGCGCTTCACGCGCGCTTGA
- the ykgO gene encoding type B 50S ribosomal protein L36 yields MKVRNSLRSLKNKPGAQVVRRRGKVYVINKKDPRFKARQG; encoded by the coding sequence ATGAAGGTCCGTAATTCACTCCGGTCGCTGAAGAACAAGCCGGGCGCCCAGGTTGTGCGTCGCCGCGGTAAGGTCTACGTGATCAACAAGAAGGATCCGCGCTTCAAGGCTCGCCAGGGCTAA
- the nrdH gene encoding glutaredoxin-like protein NrdH, producing the protein MSITLYTKPACVQCNATKKALDRAGLPYTLVDISMDDSARDYVMALGYLQAPVVEVGGEHWSGFRPDRIRTLAESVA; encoded by the coding sequence ATGTCGATCACTCTCTACACCAAGCCAGCGTGTGTTCAGTGCAATGCAACCAAGAAGGCCCTTGACCGTGCAGGCCTGCCCTACACCTTGGTGGACATCTCCATGGATGATTCCGCACGCGACTACGTGATGGCGCTGGGCTACCTGCAGGCACCGGTCGTTGAGGTCGGTGGCGAGCACTGGTCGGGATTCCGCCCGGACCGCATCCGCACCCTTGCAGAAAGCGTCGCCTAG